In Variovorax paradoxus, a single genomic region encodes these proteins:
- a CDS encoding Kelch repeat-containing protein: protein MHRRNFVLATVACAMAGAARAQHAATHDTLPVVPSSTEPYARLQGGVPHHMTPDQESQRVTDSPAPAGPQGRWEPRAALPIPRSEMAWATAALGRMHVVGGYGEGKVNRDYHHIYDPKADRWLDGAPLPRGANHVAVTAEGGRVYALGGFVEQNRRSDTNAYVYDIAANRWSAIAPLPRPRGAAAAVMLDGALHLIGGASEPAAERASVSWHEVYDPKADRWSIAKPLPGARDHVGCVAHNGRIHVVGGRFNTFEYNTDLHHVYLPARDTWELRSPMPTARSGHGFVVYRGRFFAMGGEGGVLVGGVPRQAKVFGQMESYDPVDDTWQRHAPMTTPRHAVGAAVIGDWIYVAGGGAVLGGAVQSAVHEAFTLG, encoded by the coding sequence ATGCACCGCCGAAACTTCGTTCTCGCGACCGTTGCCTGCGCGATGGCCGGCGCGGCGCGCGCGCAGCATGCGGCCACGCACGACACGCTGCCCGTGGTGCCTTCGTCGACCGAGCCCTATGCGCGGCTGCAGGGCGGCGTGCCGCACCACATGACGCCGGATCAGGAGTCGCAGCGCGTCACCGACAGCCCGGCGCCGGCCGGCCCACAGGGGCGCTGGGAGCCGCGCGCGGCGCTGCCGATACCGCGCAGCGAAATGGCCTGGGCCACCGCCGCGCTGGGCCGCATGCATGTGGTCGGTGGCTATGGCGAAGGCAAGGTCAACCGCGACTACCACCACATCTACGACCCCAAGGCCGACCGCTGGCTCGACGGCGCGCCCCTGCCGCGCGGCGCCAACCACGTGGCGGTAACGGCTGAAGGCGGCCGGGTCTATGCGCTCGGCGGCTTCGTCGAGCAGAACCGCCGCTCCGACACCAACGCCTATGTCTACGACATCGCGGCCAACCGCTGGAGCGCCATCGCGCCGCTGCCGCGTCCGCGCGGCGCCGCCGCGGCCGTGATGCTCGACGGCGCGCTGCACCTGATCGGCGGTGCGTCGGAGCCCGCGGCGGAACGCGCGAGCGTGAGCTGGCACGAGGTCTACGACCCCAAGGCCGACCGCTGGTCCATTGCCAAGCCGCTGCCCGGCGCGCGCGACCACGTCGGCTGCGTGGCGCATAACGGCCGCATCCATGTGGTCGGCGGGCGCTTCAACACCTTCGAATACAACACCGACCTGCACCACGTCTACCTGCCCGCGCGCGACACCTGGGAGCTACGCTCGCCGATGCCCACCGCGCGTTCGGGCCACGGCTTCGTGGTGTACCGGGGCCGTTTCTTCGCCATGGGCGGGGAGGGCGGCGTGCTGGTGGGCGGCGTGCCGCGCCAGGCCAAGGTGTTCGGCCAGATGGAAAGCTACGATCCCGTGGACGACACCTGGCAACGCCATGCGCCGATGACCACGCCGCGCCACGCCGTGGGCGCCGCCGTCATCGGCGACTGGATCTACGTCGCCGGCGGCGGCGCGGTGCTCGGCGGCGCCGTGCAGTCCGCCGTGCACGAGGCATTCACACTGGGCTGA
- a CDS encoding lytic transglycosylase domain-containing protein yields the protein MKYWFRPFMLCAALVLSQQGAHAADIYGYIDSKGVAHFASEKIDERYQIFFRGGQSFDTANGISPLGRGARGIDGKVPAASQSLLAMFEASPGYKTAKAALRDASSKHAIDYELLQALVATESGFDAQAVSPKGAMGLMQLMPATAQRYGVSADKRTTIEKKLFDPRINIAAGSRYLRDLIAMFPGQIELALAAYNAGEGAVQRAGNKIPNYKETQNYVQTVLQLYAYLKPSVATGGAGSVRGGRTPGRIRMELTVPQGGAINRGNMPSDAPRNMPTMPDIPEPPATPTGAADAPGTPLS from the coding sequence ATGAAATACTGGTTCCGCCCCTTCATGCTTTGTGCAGCCCTGGTGCTGTCGCAGCAGGGCGCGCACGCGGCCGACATCTACGGCTACATCGACAGCAAGGGCGTCGCGCACTTCGCCTCCGAAAAAATCGACGAGCGCTACCAGATCTTCTTTCGCGGCGGCCAGAGCTTCGACACCGCCAACGGCATTTCCCCGCTCGGGCGCGGTGCGCGCGGCATCGACGGCAAGGTGCCGGCCGCCTCGCAAAGCCTGCTGGCCATGTTCGAGGCCTCGCCCGGCTACAAGACCGCCAAGGCCGCGCTGCGCGATGCGTCGAGCAAGCACGCCATCGACTACGAACTGCTGCAGGCGCTGGTCGCCACCGAGTCGGGCTTCGACGCGCAGGCCGTCTCGCCCAAGGGCGCGATGGGCCTGATGCAGCTGATGCCCGCCACCGCGCAGCGCTACGGCGTGTCGGCGGACAAGCGCACCACCATCGAGAAGAAACTGTTCGACCCGCGCATCAACATAGCCGCGGGCTCGCGCTACCTTCGCGACCTGATCGCCATGTTCCCGGGCCAGATCGAGCTGGCCCTCGCCGCCTACAACGCGGGCGAGGGCGCGGTGCAGCGTGCGGGCAACAAGATCCCGAACTACAAGGAAACGCAGAACTACGTGCAGACCGTGCTGCAGCTCTATGCGTACCTGAAGCCCTCCGTCGCAACAGGCGGTGCGGGCAGCGTGCGCGGCGGCAGGACGCCGGGGCGCATCCGCATGGAGCTGACCGTGCCGCAAGGCGGCGCGATCAACCGCGGCAACATGCCGTCGGACGCGCCGCGCAACATGCCGACCATGCCCGACATTCCCGAGCCGCCAGCCACGCCCACGGGCGCGGCCGATGCGCCGGGCACGCCGCTGTCCTGA
- a CDS encoding DNA topoisomerase IV subunit B, protein MATPPKTPPNSSSASSGYSEGSIRVLKGLEPVKQRPGMYTRTDNPLHIIQEVIDNAADEALAGHGKKIKVTLHADGSVSIEDDGRGIPFGLHPEEKAPVVELVYTRLHAGGKFDKGSGGAYSFSGGLHGVGVSVTNALSKRLEVSTHREGSIAKLAFSGGDVIEQLEVRKLEAGERKQGTTVRAWPDAKYFETAALPMGELTHLLRSKAVLMPGVSVTLTNEKTKESQQWLYKGGLSDYLMQTLNGDPVIPLFEGGGHADKNADNFAEGEGADWCVAFTEDGQPVRESYVNLIPTSAGGTHESGLRDGLFTAVKGFIELHSLLPKGVKLLPEDVFARASYVLSAKVLDPQFQGQIKERLNSRDAVRLVSSFVRPALELWLNQHVDYGKKLAELAIKAAQTRQRAGQKVEKRKGSGVAVLPGKLTDCESKDISHNEVFLVEGDSAGGSAKMGRDKESQAILPLRGKVLNTWEVERDRLFANTEIHDISVAVGVDPHGPNDTPDMSGLRYGKICILSDADVDGSHIQVLLLTLFFRHFPKLIEAGHVYVAKPPLFRVDAPARGKKPASKVYALDEGELTATLDKLRKDGVREGAWSISRFKGLGEMSAEQLWETTLNPDTRRLMQVQLGRFDFTSTQGEITKLMGKGEAAARRELMELRADDVDIDV, encoded by the coding sequence ATGGCGACTCCCCCCAAGACTCCCCCCAATTCTTCGTCCGCGTCTTCCGGCTACTCGGAAGGCTCCATCCGCGTGCTCAAGGGCCTGGAGCCCGTCAAGCAGCGCCCGGGCATGTACACCCGCACCGACAACCCGCTGCACATCATTCAGGAAGTGATCGACAACGCCGCCGACGAGGCGCTCGCGGGCCACGGCAAGAAGATCAAGGTCACGCTGCATGCCGACGGCTCGGTCAGCATCGAGGACGACGGCCGCGGCATTCCCTTCGGCCTGCATCCTGAAGAAAAGGCCCCCGTGGTCGAGCTGGTCTACACCCGGCTGCATGCCGGCGGCAAGTTCGACAAGGGCTCGGGCGGCGCCTACAGCTTCTCGGGCGGCCTGCACGGCGTGGGCGTGTCGGTGACCAACGCGCTGTCGAAGCGGCTCGAGGTGTCGACCCATCGCGAGGGTTCGATTGCAAAGCTGGCCTTCAGCGGCGGCGACGTGATCGAGCAACTCGAAGTGCGCAAGCTCGAGGCCGGCGAACGCAAGCAGGGCACCACCGTGCGCGCCTGGCCCGACGCCAAGTACTTCGAGACCGCCGCGCTGCCCATGGGCGAACTCACGCATCTGCTGCGCAGCAAGGCCGTGCTGATGCCCGGCGTGAGCGTCACGCTCACCAACGAAAAGACCAAGGAAAGCCAGCAGTGGCTCTACAAGGGCGGCCTGAGCGACTACCTGATGCAGACGCTCAACGGCGACCCCGTCATTCCGCTCTTCGAAGGCGGCGGCCATGCCGACAAGAACGCCGACAACTTCGCCGAAGGCGAGGGCGCCGACTGGTGCGTGGCCTTCACCGAAGACGGCCAGCCGGTGCGCGAGAGCTACGTCAACCTGATTCCCACCAGCGCCGGCGGCACGCATGAAAGCGGCCTGCGCGACGGCCTGTTCACCGCGGTGAAAGGCTTCATCGAGCTGCATTCGCTGCTGCCCAAGGGCGTGAAGCTGCTGCCCGAAGACGTGTTCGCGCGCGCTTCGTACGTGCTCAGCGCCAAGGTGCTCGACCCGCAGTTCCAGGGCCAGATCAAGGAACGACTGAATTCGCGCGACGCGGTGCGCCTGGTCTCGAGCTTCGTGCGCCCCGCGCTGGAGCTGTGGCTCAACCAGCACGTCGACTACGGCAAGAAGCTGGCCGAGCTGGCCATCAAGGCCGCGCAGACCCGCCAGCGCGCCGGCCAGAAGGTCGAGAAGCGCAAGGGCTCCGGCGTGGCCGTGCTGCCCGGCAAGCTGACCGACTGCGAGAGCAAGGACATCAGCCACAACGAAGTCTTCCTGGTCGAGGGCGACTCCGCCGGCGGCAGCGCCAAGATGGGCCGCGACAAGGAAAGCCAGGCCATCCTGCCGCTGCGCGGCAAGGTGCTCAACACCTGGGAAGTGGAGCGCGACCGCCTCTTCGCCAACACCGAAATCCACGACATCTCGGTGGCGGTGGGCGTCGACCCCCACGGCCCCAACGACACGCCCGACATGAGCGGCCTGCGCTACGGCAAGATCTGCATCCTGAGCGATGCCGACGTGGACGGCTCGCACATCCAGGTGCTGCTGCTCACGCTGTTCTTCCGCCACTTCCCCAAGCTCATCGAAGCCGGCCACGTGTATGTCGCGAAGCCGCCATTGTTCCGGGTCGACGCACCCGCGCGCGGCAAGAAGCCGGCCTCCAAGGTCTACGCGCTGGACGAGGGCGAACTGACCGCCACCCTCGACAAACTGCGTAAAGATGGCGTGCGCGAAGGCGCCTGGAGCATCAGCCGCTTCAAGGGCCTGGGAGAAATGAGCGCGGAACAATTGTGGGAAACCACGCTCAATCCCGACACCCGCCGCCTGATGCAGGTCCAATTGGGCCGTTTCGATTTCACGTCCACCCAGGGCGAGATCACCAAGCTGATGGGCAAGGGCGAGGCGGCCGCGCGGCGCGAACTCATGGAATTGCGCGCGGACGACGTCGATATCGACGTCTGA
- a CDS encoding LysR family transcriptional regulator: MDSFSGFTVFIQVAETRSFVTAGRALGVSASAVGKRVARLEERLGVRLFHRSTRSITLTAEGALFLARSRRVLAEIEAAEQELSHSAGSPRGKLRVSLPLVSSLVLPLLADFMRDYPDVELDLDFSDRLVEVIEEGFDAVLRTGELADSRLSVRRLGQFSQLLVASPDYLARCGTPLVPADLAAHACLHYRYPATGKVEVWPLVPGPDGAEPKPPVSMICNNMETRLCFALRGRGIALLPDFCVRDALAAGQLRSVLADHVRPHAIGVGVLWPSGRPSPKLRAFIDFLGARMFQP; this comes from the coding sequence ATGGACAGCTTCAGCGGCTTCACCGTCTTCATCCAGGTCGCCGAAACCCGCAGCTTCGTCACCGCCGGCCGCGCGCTCGGCGTTTCCGCCTCGGCCGTCGGCAAGCGCGTGGCCCGGCTCGAGGAGCGCCTGGGCGTGCGGCTGTTCCACCGCAGCACCCGCAGCATCACGCTCACCGCCGAGGGCGCGCTGTTCCTGGCGCGCAGCCGCCGCGTGCTGGCCGAGATCGAGGCCGCCGAGCAGGAGCTGTCGCATTCGGCCGGCTCGCCGCGCGGCAAGCTGCGCGTGAGCCTGCCGCTGGTCAGCTCGCTGGTGCTGCCGCTCCTGGCCGACTTCATGCGCGACTACCCGGATGTGGAGCTCGACCTCGATTTCAGCGACCGGCTGGTCGAGGTCATCGAGGAAGGCTTCGACGCCGTGCTGCGCACCGGCGAACTGGCCGATTCGCGGCTCTCGGTGCGCCGGCTGGGCCAGTTCTCGCAGTTGCTCGTGGCCTCGCCCGACTACCTCGCGCGCTGCGGCACGCCCCTGGTGCCGGCGGACCTGGCGGCGCACGCCTGCCTGCACTACCGCTACCCGGCCACCGGCAAGGTGGAGGTCTGGCCGCTCGTGCCCGGCCCCGACGGCGCCGAACCCAAGCCGCCGGTCTCCATGATCTGCAACAACATGGAAACCCGCCTGTGCTTCGCGCTGCGCGGGCGCGGCATCGCCTTGCTGCCGGACTTCTGCGTGCGCGACGCGCTGGCCGCCGGGCAACTGCGCAGCGTGCTGGCAGACCATGTGCGCCCCCACGCCATCGGGGTCGGCGTGCTGTGGCCGTCGGGGCGCCCGTCGCCCAAGCTGCGGGCCTTCATCGACTTCCTGGGGGCTCGCATGTTCCAGCCCTAG
- a CDS encoding MFS transporter — translation MSFTHPNPSPPRARLPLSGLLALAAASFITILTEAMPAGLLPQIGASLAVTPALVGQLVTVYALGSLVAAIPLVAFTRGWRRRPLLMLAIGGFAIVNTVTALSHSYPLTLAARFFAGVFAGLLWALVAGHAGRMVPPSMQGRAIAVAMLGAPLALSLGIPAGTLLGTGVGWRPAFLVMSALSVLLLGWVRWQVPDFPGQEAGRRQSVKRVFLLPGVRPVLGVMLAFVLAHNILYTYIAPFLAHAGLGARVDLVLLVFGTASLAGIWVTGVLIDRWLRELVLASTAVFGLTALLLGTAAGSTAAVYVGVAIWGLAYGGAGTLFQTASAQAAGESADVAQSMVVTVWNIAIAGGGLLGGLLLQGGGAGALPWSLLVLLVPALWLTWRAGAHGFPGSRGVAGATAR, via the coding sequence ATGTCATTCACTCATCCAAATCCCTCTCCTCCCAGGGCCCGGCTTCCGCTGTCCGGCCTGCTCGCGCTGGCGGCCGCCAGCTTCATCACCATCCTCACGGAGGCCATGCCGGCCGGCCTGCTGCCGCAGATCGGCGCGAGCCTGGCCGTCACGCCCGCGCTGGTCGGCCAGCTGGTGACCGTCTACGCGCTCGGCTCGCTGGTGGCGGCCATTCCGCTGGTGGCGTTCACGCGCGGCTGGCGGCGGCGTCCGCTGCTGATGCTGGCCATCGGCGGCTTCGCGATCGTCAACACGGTCACCGCGCTGTCCCACAGCTACCCGCTGACGCTGGCCGCGCGCTTCTTTGCCGGCGTGTTCGCCGGGCTGCTCTGGGCGCTGGTGGCCGGGCATGCCGGCCGCATGGTGCCGCCCTCGATGCAGGGCCGCGCGATCGCGGTGGCCATGCTGGGCGCGCCGCTGGCGCTGTCGCTGGGCATTCCGGCGGGCACGCTGCTGGGCACCGGCGTGGGCTGGCGTCCGGCGTTCCTGGTGATGTCGGCGCTGTCGGTGCTGCTGCTCGGCTGGGTGCGCTGGCAGGTGCCCGACTTCCCGGGCCAGGAGGCCGGCCGCCGCCAGAGCGTGAAGCGGGTGTTCCTGCTGCCGGGCGTGCGGCCGGTGCTGGGGGTGATGCTGGCCTTCGTGCTGGCGCACAACATCCTCTACACGTACATCGCGCCGTTCCTGGCGCACGCCGGGCTGGGCGCGCGGGTCGACCTGGTGCTGCTGGTGTTCGGCACGGCCTCGCTGGCGGGCATCTGGGTCACGGGCGTGCTGATCGACCGCTGGCTGCGCGAGTTGGTGCTGGCGAGCACGGCGGTCTTCGGGCTGACGGCGCTGCTGCTGGGCACCGCAGCGGGCTCCACGGCGGCGGTATACGTGGGCGTGGCGATCTGGGGGCTGGCGTACGGCGGCGCGGGCACGCTGTTCCAGACGGCCTCGGCGCAGGCGGCCGGCGAGTCGGCGGACGTGGCGCAGTCGATGGTGGTCACGGTGTGGAACATCGCCATCGCGGGCGGCGGGCTGCTCGGCGGACTGCTGCTGCAGGGCGGCGGCGCGGGGGCGCTGCCGTGGTCGCTGCTGGTGTTGCTGGTGCCGGCGCTGTGGCTGACCTGGCGGGCGGGCGCGCACGGCTTTCCGGGGTCGCGCGGTGTCGCCGGTGCGACAGCGCGCTGA
- a CDS encoding MFS transporter, with amino-acid sequence MQTPARTLSIKQVLFCGAMIVTLSMGIRHGFGLWLQPITQAQDWNRQTFSFALAIQNLSWGIFGVFAGMLADRFGAFRVLIGGSVFYALGLFGMAHSPTPLLFTLSAGVLIGAAQAGSTYAVIYGVIGRQIPAERRSWAMGVAAAAGSFGQFLMAPIEGRLIGHLGWQTALAVVAVLVLVIIPLAFGLREPKTEALAGHRDQSVLQAVGEAFRYPSFGLLMAGYFVCGFQLAFIGIHMPTYLRDKSLPADVAGYALALIGLCNVFGTYTVGLLGQTLAKRKILAAIYFARAVSIALFLLAPISPMSVYVFSAAMGFLWLSTVPATNAIVAGIFGVAHLSMLSGFVFLSHQVGSFLGVWLGGYLYDTTGSYDIVWYIAIALGVFAALINLPVKENAIARAPRPLGAAG; translated from the coding sequence ATGCAAACGCCAGCCCGCACTCTTTCGATCAAGCAAGTCCTCTTCTGCGGGGCGATGATCGTCACGCTCTCCATGGGCATCCGCCACGGCTTCGGCCTCTGGCTGCAGCCCATCACGCAGGCGCAGGACTGGAACCGCCAGACCTTCTCGTTCGCGCTGGCCATCCAGAACCTCTCGTGGGGCATCTTCGGCGTGTTCGCGGGCATGCTGGCCGACCGCTTCGGCGCGTTCCGGGTGCTGATCGGCGGCTCGGTGTTCTATGCGCTGGGGCTGTTCGGCATGGCGCATTCGCCGACGCCGCTGCTGTTCACGCTGAGCGCTGGCGTGCTGATCGGCGCCGCGCAGGCGGGATCGACCTACGCGGTGATCTACGGCGTGATCGGGCGGCAGATTCCGGCCGAGCGGCGCTCCTGGGCCATGGGCGTGGCGGCGGCGGCCGGCTCGTTCGGGCAGTTCCTGATGGCGCCCATCGAGGGCCGGCTGATCGGCCACCTGGGCTGGCAGACGGCGCTGGCCGTGGTGGCGGTGCTGGTGCTGGTCATCATCCCGCTGGCCTTCGGACTGCGCGAGCCGAAGACCGAGGCGCTCGCAGGCCACCGCGACCAGTCGGTGCTGCAGGCCGTGGGCGAAGCCTTTCGCTACCCCAGCTTCGGGCTGCTGATGGCGGGGTATTTCGTCTGCGGCTTCCAGCTGGCGTTCATCGGCATCCACATGCCGACCTACCTGCGCGACAAGAGCCTGCCGGCCGACGTGGCCGGCTATGCGCTGGCGCTGATCGGGCTGTGCAACGTGTTCGGCACCTACACGGTCGGGCTGCTGGGGCAGACGCTGGCCAAGCGCAAGATCCTGGCGGCGATCTATTTCGCGCGGGCGGTGTCGATCGCGCTGTTTCTGCTGGCGCCGATTTCGCCGATGAGCGTGTACGTGTTCTCGGCCGCGATGGGCTTCCTGTGGCTGTCCACCGTGCCGGCGACCAACGCCATCGTGGCGGGCATCTTCGGCGTGGCGCATCTGTCGATGCTCAGCGGCTTCGTGTTCCTGAGCCACCAGGTCGGCTCGTTCCTGGGCGTTTGGCTGGGCGGCTACCTGTACGACACCACGGGCAGCTACGACATCGTCTGGTACATCGCCATCGCGCTGGGCGTGTTCGCGGCACTGATCAACCTGCCGGTGAAGGAAAACGCCATCGCACGGGCGCCCCGGCCCTTGGGCGCGGCAGGCTGA
- a CDS encoding class I SAM-dependent methyltransferase, translated as MKDAATAHGSGAPSEWIVRWSHLLAPDASVLDVACGSGRHMRWFAGRGHTVTGVDRSPEAVAAASAFGRVVEADIESGPWPFAGQVFGGVVVTHYLWRPRMADIVAAVAPGGVLLYETFASGNETVGKPSRPDFLLQPGELLAACAGLRVVAYEDGFEADPARFVQRIAAVREAGNAPGQPPRRLLKGN; from the coding sequence ATGAAAGATGCAGCCACTGCGCACGGCTCGGGCGCGCCTTCCGAATGGATCGTCCGCTGGTCGCACCTGCTCGCACCAGATGCCAGCGTGCTCGACGTGGCCTGCGGGTCGGGGCGGCACATGCGCTGGTTCGCGGGGCGCGGACACACGGTGACGGGTGTCGACCGCTCGCCGGAGGCCGTGGCGGCTGCCAGCGCCTTCGGCCGCGTGGTCGAGGCCGACATCGAATCGGGCCCCTGGCCGTTCGCCGGCCAGGTTTTCGGCGGCGTGGTCGTCACGCACTACCTCTGGCGCCCACGCATGGCCGACATCGTGGCCGCGGTGGCGCCGGGCGGCGTGCTGCTGTACGAGACCTTCGCCTCGGGCAACGAGACCGTAGGCAAGCCCTCGCGGCCCGACTTCCTGCTGCAGCCGGGCGAGCTGCTCGCCGCCTGCGCCGGCCTGCGGGTGGTGGCCTACGAAGACGGTTTCGAGGCCGATCCGGCCCGCTTCGTCCAGCGCATTGCCGCCGTCCGGGAGGCCGGAAACGCCCCGGGCCAGCCGCCCCGCCGCCTCCTTAAGGGAAACTGA
- the dapA gene encoding 4-hydroxy-tetrahydrodipicolinate synthase, with amino-acid sequence MEQLTGSIVALVTPMHDDGSVDYPALRRLIDWHIEEGTDCLGVVGTTGESPTVDVEEHCEIIRVSVEQAKGRVPVMAGCGANSTKEAIELAKFAKGVGADSQLQVVPYYNKPTQEGQYQHFKAIAEAVGDLPIVLYNVPGRTVADMAHDTVLRLAQVPGIIGIKEATGNIERAQWLIRDVPKNFAVYSGDDPTAVALMLCGGQGNISVTANIAPRKMHELCVAALAGDVKRAMQIQFELMPLHRNLFVEPNPIPLKWAMSRLGLCGGALRLPLTELGEASRPAVEGALRATGLLKN; translated from the coding sequence TTGGAGCAACTGACAGGCAGCATCGTCGCGCTCGTCACGCCGATGCACGACGACGGCAGTGTCGATTACCCCGCCCTGCGGCGGCTCATTGACTGGCACATCGAAGAAGGCACCGACTGCCTCGGCGTGGTCGGGACCACCGGCGAATCGCCGACGGTCGATGTCGAAGAACACTGCGAAATCATCCGCGTCTCGGTCGAACAGGCCAAGGGCCGCGTTCCCGTGATGGCCGGCTGCGGCGCCAACTCCACCAAGGAAGCCATCGAGCTCGCCAAGTTCGCCAAGGGCGTGGGCGCGGACTCCCAGCTCCAGGTCGTGCCGTACTACAACAAGCCCACGCAAGAGGGCCAGTACCAGCACTTCAAAGCCATCGCCGAGGCCGTGGGCGACCTGCCCATCGTGCTCTACAACGTGCCAGGCCGCACCGTCGCCGATATGGCGCACGACACCGTGCTGCGCCTGGCGCAGGTGCCCGGCATCATCGGCATCAAGGAAGCCACCGGCAACATCGAGCGGGCCCAGTGGCTCATCCGCGATGTGCCCAAGAACTTCGCCGTGTATTCCGGCGACGATCCGACCGCCGTTGCGCTCATGCTGTGCGGCGGCCAGGGCAACATCAGCGTCACGGCCAACATCGCGCCGCGCAAGATGCACGAGCTGTGCGTGGCCGCGCTGGCTGGCGACGTCAAGCGTGCCATGCAGATCCAGTTCGAACTGATGCCGCTGCACCGCAACCTGTTCGTCGAGCCCAACCCGATCCCGCTCAAGTGGGCCATGTCCAGGCTCGGCCTGTGCGGTGGCGCGCTGCGGCTGCCGCTCACCGAACTGGGTGAAGCCAGCCGTCCGGCGGTCGAGGGTGCCCTGCGCGCCACCGGCCTGCTCAAGAACTGA
- the bamC gene encoding outer membrane protein assembly factor BamC, with protein sequence MKNLSQISRYALLATLVASLAACSVLESDKIDYKSAGKAPTLEVPPDLSQLSRDNRYAIPGGAVTANAYQAGIANAPGVPTAVSNIGDVKMERSGTQRWIVVNRTPEQLWEPVRDFWQESGFLLTTDQRNLGIMETDWAENRAKLPQDIIRGTLGKLVDSVYSTGELDRFRTRLERTPNGTEIFISHRGMQEVYNNSRQDQTVWQPRPSDPELETEFLRRLMVKLGVSQEQSKILAATTAPARTATIAKVGNQPAVQISEGFDRAWRRVGLALDRTGFTVEDRDRSAGLYFVRYVPPNPDKKEPGFFGKLFSGSSKTEAPLKFRISVKSQGESSTVVVLNEAGAPETSANADRIVKVIADDLK encoded by the coding sequence TTGAAGAACCTTTCGCAAATTTCGCGATATGCATTGCTGGCCACCCTGGTTGCCAGCCTCGCCGCCTGCTCCGTCCTCGAGAGCGACAAGATCGACTACAAGAGCGCCGGCAAGGCCCCGACGCTCGAAGTCCCTCCCGACCTCTCCCAACTCTCGCGCGACAACCGCTACGCCATCCCCGGCGGCGCCGTGACCGCCAACGCCTACCAGGCCGGCATTGCCAACGCCCCGGGCGTGCCCACCGCGGTGAGCAACATCGGCGACGTCAAGATGGAGCGCTCGGGCACGCAGCGCTGGATCGTCGTCAACCGCACGCCCGAACAGCTCTGGGAGCCGGTTCGCGACTTCTGGCAGGAAAGCGGCTTCCTGCTGACCACCGACCAGCGCAACCTGGGCATCATGGAAACCGACTGGGCCGAGAACCGCGCCAAGCTGCCGCAGGACATCATCCGCGGCACGCTGGGCAAGCTGGTCGACTCGGTCTACTCGACCGGCGAACTCGACCGCTTCCGCACCCGCCTGGAACGCACGCCCAACGGCACCGAGATCTTCATCAGCCACCGCGGCATGCAGGAGGTCTACAACAACTCCCGCCAGGACCAGACCGTGTGGCAGCCCCGCCCGAGCGATCCTGAACTCGAGACCGAATTCCTGCGCCGCCTGATGGTCAAGCTCGGCGTGTCGCAAGAGCAGTCGAAGATCCTGGCCGCCACCACGGCACCGGCACGCACCGCCACCATCGCCAAGGTCGGCAACCAGCCGGCCGTGCAGATCAGCGAAGGCTTCGACCGCGCATGGCGCCGCGTCGGCCTGGCGCTCGACCGCACCGGCTTCACCGTGGAAGACCGCGACCGCAGCGCCGGCCTGTACTTCGTGCGCTACGTGCCGCCGAACCCCGACAAGAAGGAACCCGGCTTCTTCGGCAAGCTGTTCAGCGGCTCGAGCAAGACCGAGGCACCTCTGAAGTTCCGCATCTCGGTCAAGAGCCAGGGCGAGAGCAGCACGGTCGTGGTGCTGAACGAAGCAGGCGCGCCCGAAACGTCGGCCAACGCCGACCGCATCGTCAAGGTCATCGCCGACGACCTGAAGTAA
- a CDS encoding MBL fold metallo-hydrolase has protein sequence MLRFRSLGSGSTGNAALVEATSGGRTSRMLVDCGFGLKQLDLRLARAGLAASDIHAVFVTHEHGDHIGCAHSLSRRNRIPVWMSEGTWLATGGRDFEGLLNIARDDAEFAVGDIGVQPFTVPHDAREPLQLRCTDGNRTLGVLTDLGHATAHVLSRLSGVHALLLEFNHDSDLLAGSAYPAFLKHRVGGNYGHLSNTAAADIARAVLHGGLRHVVAAHLSEQNNRPEIVRRLMAEALGGDEAEMLTASAAEGSPWLDV, from the coding sequence ATGCTCCGCTTCCGAAGTCTCGGCAGCGGCAGCACGGGCAACGCCGCGCTGGTCGAAGCGACCAGCGGCGGCCGCACCTCCCGCATGTTGGTCGACTGCGGCTTCGGCCTCAAGCAGCTCGACCTGCGGCTGGCCCGCGCAGGCCTTGCCGCCAGCGACATCCATGCGGTCTTCGTCACGCACGAGCACGGAGATCACATCGGCTGCGCCCATTCCCTCTCGCGACGCAACCGCATTCCCGTGTGGATGAGCGAAGGCACGTGGCTCGCCACCGGTGGGCGCGATTTCGAGGGCCTGCTGAACATCGCGCGCGACGACGCCGAGTTCGCGGTCGGCGACATCGGCGTGCAGCCCTTCACCGTTCCGCACGATGCGCGCGAGCCGCTGCAATTGCGTTGCACCGACGGCAATCGCACGCTCGGCGTGCTGACAGATCTAGGCCACGCCACGGCGCATGTGCTCTCGCGGCTGAGCGGCGTGCACGCGCTGCTGCTGGAGTTCAACCACGACAGCGACCTGCTGGCCGGCTCGGCCTATCCGGCCTTTCTCAAGCACCGTGTCGGCGGCAACTACGGACACCTGTCGAACACCGCCGCCGCGGACATCGCGCGCGCTGTGCTGCACGGCGGCCTGCGCCATGTGGTTGCGGCACACCTGAGCGAACAGAACAACCGGCCCGAGATCGTGCGCCGTCTGATGGCCGAAGCGCTCGGCGGCGATGAAGCCGAGATGCTCACCGCCAGCGCTGCCGAGGGCTCGCCCTGGCTCGACGTGTGA